One window of Triticum dicoccoides isolate Atlit2015 ecotype Zavitan chromosome 5A, WEW_v2.0, whole genome shotgun sequence genomic DNA carries:
- the LOC119299404 gene encoding pentatricopeptide repeat-containing protein At1g52620-like has translation MQQKVAAGLWSSRPASSSSRAAALPTSSLHPSGLLLPPQRRPPPHRFMSRLLPRITALPGRRRSHNPIPPALAESLARVLATRSTNPAWARSLAALLPSPLSDGGLADAVVSLRDPDLAHALLSWSRSHSGSRHHDADKLPPPTPIAHSALLRLLARSGRFDAVDCTLQDMSRAGVAPTYACLGELVAAYADAGIETKATDMCERVRAQYGMLPAAIHSNCLLRLLVERRQWDDAHKLYDEMLAKEGGADDYSTCVMVRGLCLEGLVEKGVKLIEARWGAGCVPNSVFYNVLIDGYCRRGGMGRGLLLLGEMEMKGVLPTVVTYGTLMSWLGRKGDLEKVTYLLSEMRERRLSPNIEIYNSVIDALCKCRSAPQAMVVLKQIFASGCDPDVVTFSTLISGLCREGRVQEAERLLREAIRREVNPNLFSYTSLIHGFCIRGQVMDASNLLVEMMERGYTPDVVTFGALIHGLVVAGQVSEALLVREKMTARQLLPDANIYNVLISGLCKKHMLPAARNLLAEMLEQNVHPDKFVYTTLIDGFIRNESLDEARKVFEFMEQKGVRLDVVGYNAMIKGYCQFGMLDEAIVCMNNMRKGFG, from the exons ATGCAGCAGAAAGTAGCCGCTGGTCTCTGGAGTTCAAGGCCGGCCTCCAGTTCGTCCCGCGCCGCCGCATTGCCTACCTCCTCCCTCCACccttccggcctcctcctcccaccgcagcGGCGGCCGCCGCCTCACCGTTTCATGTCCAGGCTCCTGCCCCGCATTACCGCGCTCCCAGGCCGTCGCCGCAGCCACAACCCGATCCCGCCCGCCCTCGCGGAGTCGCTCGCGCGGGTCCTCGCCACCCGCTCCACCAACCCGGCCTGGGCCCGCTCCCTCGCCGCGCTCCTCCCCTCCCCGCTCTCAGACGGCGGCCTCGCCGACGCCGTCGTCTCCCTGCGCGACCCCGACCTCGCCCACGCGCTCCTCTCCTGGTCCCGCTCCCACTCCGGCAGCCGCCACCATGACGCCGACAAACTCCCGCCGCCCACGCCTATCGCGCATTCcgccctcctccgcctcctcgcccgCTCCGGCCGCTTCGACGCCGTCGACTGCACGCTCCAGGACATGTCTCGCGCGGGCGTCGCGCCCACGTATGCTTGCCTCGGCGAGCTTGTGGCTGCCTACGCCGACGCCGGGATCGAAACGAAGGCCACCGATATGTGCGAGCGCGTCAGGGCGCAATATGGAATGCTCCCTGCGGCGATCCACAGCAACTGCCTGCTCAGACTCCTCGTGGAGAGGCGGCAGTGGGACGACGCCCACAAGTTGTATGACGAAATGCTTGCTAAGGAAGGTGGCGCGGATGATTACAGCACATGTGTGATGGTCCGGGGCCTTTGCTTGGAAGGGCTGGTCGAGAAGGGCGTGAAGTTGATTGAGGCGAGGTGGGGAGCAGGGTGCGTGCCAAATTCTGTGTTCTATAATGTCTTGATCGATGGTTATTGTCGACGCGGCGGCATGGGTAGGGGACTGTTGCTCTTGGGTGAGATGGAGATGAAGGGGGTATTGCCAACTGTGGTAACATATGGAACTCTTATGAGCTGGCTCGGGAGGAAGGGTGATCTTGAGAAGGTTACCTATTTGCTGTCAGAGATGCGGGAAAGGAGACTGTCCCCCAACATTGAGATTTATAACAGTGTCATCGATGCTTTGTGCAAATGCCGGTCTGCACCACAGGCAATGGTAGTCTTGAAGCAGatttttgcaagtggctgtgaccCTGATGTCGTTACTTTTAGTACTTTGATATCTGGGCTCTGCAGGGAAGGGCGTGTTCAAGAGGCTGAGCGTCTGTTGAGGGAGGCCATTAGGAGGGAGGTAAACCCAAATCTATTCAGTTATACTTCATTGATTCATGGCTTCTGCATTAGAGGACAAGTGATGGATGCATCCAATTTGCTTGTGGAAATGATGGAAAGAGGGTATACTCCTGATGTGGTCACATTTGGAGCCCTGATTCATGGTCTTGTTGTTGCTGGGCAAGTCAGTGAGGCATTGCTTGTCCGGGAGAAGATGACAGCGAGACAGCTTCTCCCTGATGCTAACATATATAATGTGCTGATTAGTGGGCTATGCAAGAAACATATGCTTCCTGCAGCTAGAAACCTTCTAGCAGAGATGCTCGAGCAAAATGTCCACCCTGATAAATTTGTTTACACCACATTGATTGATGGGTTCATTAGGAACGAGAGTCTTGATGAGGCAAGGAAAGTATTCGAATTCATGGAACAAAAGGGTGTCCGCCTTGATGTTGTAGGCTATAATGCTATGATAAAAGGATACTGTCAGTTTGGAATGCTGGATGAGGCAATTGTATGCATGAACAACATGAGAAAG GGGTTTGGTTAA